The Faecalibacterium prausnitzii genome includes a window with the following:
- a CDS encoding HPr family phosphocarrier protein: MIMKEFQYTVKDACGIHARPAGLLVKVVKGFSSTATLEKNGKTCDLRKLMALMGMGVKQGETVTVKVEGEDEEAAAAAIQQFLTENV, from the coding sequence ATGATCATGAAGGAATTTCAGTACACTGTCAAGGATGCCTGCGGCATCCACGCACGTCCCGCCGGCCTGCTGGTCAAGGTCGTCAAGGGCTTTTCCAGCACCGCTACCCTCGAAAAGAACGGCAAGACCTGCGACCTGCGCAAGCTGATGGCTCTGATGGGCATGGGCGTCAAGCAGGGCGAGACCGTCACCGTCAAGGTCGAGGGCGAGGATGAGGAGGCTGCAGCTGCAGCCATCCAGCAGTTCCTGACCGAGAACGTCTGA
- a CDS encoding 5'-methylthioadenosine/adenosylhomocysteine nucleosidase: MIIGIMGAMPDEVEQLCAKLENVTVEPYGGVEYHKGTLAGKEVVVCCAGMGKANAAATTQVLITKFGAEKIIFSGIAGNMTSKIGIGDVVIGKTVLYHDAQLDMICQNPPFLKEYTGDPALIAAAEAACKAAGVKALTGRIATGDLFVGDSETKAAIEAKCAPDCVEMEGAAVSQIAAKNGVPCVILRAMSDNADEDGHEVLVVKKFSIAAYVATATQIVAAMVEAL, translated from the coding sequence ATGATTATTGGCATAATGGGCGCAATGCCCGATGAAGTCGAGCAGCTCTGTGCAAAGCTGGAAAACGTCACCGTAGAGCCTTACGGCGGCGTCGAATACCACAAGGGCACCCTGGCGGGCAAGGAGGTCGTGGTCTGCTGCGCCGGGATGGGCAAGGCCAACGCTGCCGCCACCACCCAGGTGCTCATCACCAAATTCGGTGCCGAAAAGATCATCTTCTCCGGCATCGCCGGCAACATGACCAGCAAGATCGGCATCGGCGATGTCGTCATCGGCAAGACCGTGCTCTACCACGACGCCCAGCTGGACATGATCTGCCAGAACCCACCGTTCCTCAAGGAGTATACCGGCGACCCAGCCCTCATCGCCGCCGCCGAGGCCGCCTGCAAGGCCGCAGGCGTCAAGGCGCTGACCGGCAGGATCGCCACCGGCGACCTCTTCGTCGGCGACAGCGAGACCAAGGCCGCCATCGAGGCCAAGTGCGCCCCCGACTGCGTGGAGATGGAAGGTGCCGCCGTCAGCCAGATCGCTGCCAAGAACGGTGTGCCCTGCGTCATCCTGCGGGCCATGAGCGACAACGCCGACGAGGACGGCCACGAAGTTCTGGTCGTCAAAAAGTTCAGCATTGCCGCGTATGTTGCCACCGCGACCCAGATCGTGGCCGCGATGGTGGAAGCGCTCTGA
- the ychF gene encoding redox-regulated ATPase YchF has product MKLGIVGLPNVGKSTLFNAITSTKNAEAANYPFCTIEPNSGIVAVPDKRLDKLAEIWQTNKKTPAIVEFVDIAGLVKGASQGAGLGNKFLGHIRECDAIVHVVRCFDDDNIIHVVEDVTKAEAVDPIADIDAIDYELILSDLEVVQNRAGRMAKAAKSGNNKGAAAEAAWLQQLADHLSAGKPARSFDFDEGDAEQQTVLHEMGLLSAKPVLYACNVGEDDLMEGIENNRYVPLVAARAKEEGARYIPICAKTEEDIADYSPEEKKAFLAEMGIEASGLDNLITASYDLLGLISFLTDGKKECRAWTIRKGTKAPQAAGKIHSDFERGFIRASVIGYGDLEANNFDYAAVKAKGLQRTEGKEYVVKDGDVIEFLFNV; this is encoded by the coding sequence ATGAAATTAGGTATCGTTGGCCTGCCCAACGTCGGCAAGTCCACTCTGTTCAACGCCATCACCTCCACCAAGAATGCGGAGGCGGCGAACTATCCGTTCTGCACCATCGAGCCCAACAGCGGCATCGTGGCCGTGCCCGATAAGCGGCTGGACAAGCTGGCTGAGATCTGGCAGACCAACAAGAAGACCCCCGCCATCGTCGAGTTCGTGGACATCGCCGGTCTGGTCAAGGGTGCCAGCCAGGGTGCCGGTCTGGGCAACAAGTTCCTGGGCCACATCCGCGAGTGCGACGCCATCGTGCATGTCGTCCGCTGCTTTGACGACGACAACATCATCCATGTCGTCGAGGATGTGACCAAGGCCGAGGCCGTGGACCCCATCGCCGACATCGACGCCATCGACTACGAGCTGATCCTGTCCGACCTGGAAGTCGTTCAGAACCGTGCCGGCCGAATGGCCAAGGCCGCCAAGAGCGGCAACAACAAGGGCGCTGCCGCCGAGGCCGCATGGCTGCAGCAGCTGGCCGACCACCTGAGCGCCGGCAAGCCGGCCCGCAGCTTCGACTTTGACGAGGGGGATGCCGAGCAGCAGACTGTCCTGCACGAGATGGGCCTGCTGAGCGCAAAGCCTGTCCTGTACGCCTGCAACGTGGGCGAGGACGACCTGATGGAGGGCATCGAGAACAACCGGTATGTCCCGCTGGTGGCCGCCCGCGCCAAGGAAGAGGGCGCCCGCTACATTCCCATCTGCGCCAAGACCGAAGAGGACATCGCCGATTACTCGCCCGAAGAGAAGAAGGCCTTCCTGGCCGAGATGGGCATCGAGGCCAGCGGCCTGGACAACCTCATCACGGCCAGCTACGACCTGCTGGGCCTCATCTCCTTCCTGACCGACGGCAAGAAGGAGTGCCGCGCCTGGACCATCCGCAAAGGCACCAAGGCCCCGCAGGCAGCCGGTAAGATCCACAGCGACTTCGAGCGCGGCTTCATCCGCGCCAGCGTCATCGGCTACGGCGACCTCGAAGCCAACAACTTCGACTATGCCGCCGTCAAGGCCAAGGGCCTGCAGCGCACCGAGGGCAAGGAATACGTCGTCAAGGACGGCGATGTCATCGAGTTCCTGTTCAACGTCTGA
- the malQ gene encoding 4-alpha-glucanotransferase — protein MRESGILMPVSSLPGPYGIGCFGTEAETFVDFLAAAGQKIWQILPLSPTGYGDSPYQSCSAFAGNPYFIDLDALKAEGLLTAAQLKAESWGEDPLQVDYGTLYTSRYKILRAAYAAWRRQCEGLHGCAHYYPDAYYAFTLENESWLEDYALYMALKTANQMKSWTEWPRAYRMRDGHALAAFRAEHEEEIGFWKFLQYEFAIQWKKLKAYANAKGIQILGDIPIYVSADSVDAWVGGQLFELAADGSFARVAGCPPDYFSADGQLWGNPLYNWPYHRETGYAWWIERVRHALGIYDLLRIDHFRGFDTYWAIPAGSTTAKGGKWEIGPRMELFHALENALGKLPIIAEDLGDIVDSVRELLAESGFPGMKVLQFAFGGGDNEYLPHNHVRNSVVYPGTHDNTTLTAWWEIGAAEKEKAMACAYLHLTPCHPTAKEVAAVKTDAARVALLRAALGSASERAIIPMADWLGLGEEGHLNTPGRLGGNWTWRAAEGFGTKKLAEKILGECEAVCRA, from the coding sequence ATGCGTGAAAGTGGAATTTTAATGCCGGTGTCCAGCCTGCCCGGCCCCTATGGAATTGGCTGCTTCGGAACGGAAGCGGAAACGTTCGTGGATTTTCTGGCCGCAGCGGGCCAGAAGATCTGGCAGATCCTGCCGCTGAGCCCCACCGGTTATGGGGACAGCCCCTACCAGAGCTGCTCGGCCTTTGCGGGCAACCCGTACTTCATCGACCTCGACGCCCTCAAGGCGGAGGGCCTGCTGACCGCCGCCCAGCTCAAGGCGGAATCCTGGGGCGAAGACCCGCTTCAGGTGGACTACGGCACCCTGTACACCAGCCGCTACAAGATCCTGCGCGCGGCATACGCGGCCTGGCGCAGGCAGTGCGAAGGGCTGCACGGCTGCGCCCACTACTACCCGGATGCCTACTATGCCTTCACGCTGGAAAACGAGAGCTGGCTGGAGGACTATGCACTGTACATGGCCCTGAAGACCGCCAACCAGATGAAGAGCTGGACCGAGTGGCCCCGCGCGTACCGGATGCGGGATGGCCATGCACTGGCCGCGTTCCGCGCGGAGCACGAGGAAGAGATCGGCTTCTGGAAGTTTTTGCAGTATGAGTTCGCTATCCAGTGGAAGAAGCTGAAAGCCTATGCCAACGCCAAGGGCATCCAGATCCTGGGCGACATCCCCATCTATGTCTCGGCCGACTCGGTGGACGCCTGGGTGGGCGGCCAGCTGTTCGAACTGGCGGCGGACGGCAGCTTTGCCCGTGTGGCCGGCTGCCCGCCGGATTATTTCTCCGCCGACGGCCAGCTCTGGGGCAACCCGCTGTACAACTGGCCGTATCATCGCGAGACCGGCTATGCCTGGTGGATCGAGCGGGTCCGCCATGCACTGGGCATCTACGACCTGCTCCGCATCGACCACTTCCGCGGCTTCGATACCTACTGGGCCATCCCGGCGGGCAGCACGACCGCCAAGGGCGGCAAGTGGGAGATCGGCCCCCGGATGGAGCTGTTCCACGCGCTGGAAAACGCGCTGGGCAAACTGCCCATCATCGCCGAGGACCTGGGCGACATCGTGGACAGCGTCCGCGAGCTGCTGGCGGAGAGCGGCTTCCCCGGCATGAAGGTGCTGCAGTTTGCCTTCGGCGGCGGGGACAATGAGTATCTGCCCCACAACCACGTCCGGAACAGCGTGGTCTACCCCGGCACCCACGACAACACGACCCTGACCGCCTGGTGGGAGATCGGTGCGGCTGAGAAAGAAAAGGCCATGGCCTGTGCCTACCTGCATCTGACCCCCTGCCACCCCACGGCCAAAGAGGTCGCCGCCGTCAAGACCGATGCGGCCCGCGTGGCCCTGCTGCGCGCAGCGCTGGGTTCGGCCTCCGAACGCGCCATCATCCCCATGGCCGACTGGCTGGGCCTGGGCGAGGAAGGCCACCTGAACACGCCCGGCCGTCTGGGCGGCAACTGGACCTGGCGCGCCGCCGAGGGCTTCGGCACAAAGAAGCTGGCCGAAAAGATCCTGGGCGAGTGCGAGGCGGTCTGCCGTGCATAA
- a CDS encoding pyridoxal phosphate-dependent aminotransferase: MLNETYRGMLAHKSVIRETFMYGKQRAAEIGYENVFDYSLGNPSVPCPPQFTQAMQNLLETEGPVDLHGYCPSQGDPGFRTAVADHLAKTFGLPYAQKDIFPTTGAAGAIAHAIRAVTQPGDEVLTFAPYFPEYGPYVAGTGACLKVVPPQAPAFQPNLDAFAEMLTEQVACVLINTPNNPTGVVYSAETLTRMAELLTEKSRAYGHTIYLVSDEPYRDIAFDGRPVPYPAAFYPHTLTCFSFSKSLSLPGERLGYVAVRPGCEGEDLLVDMMAQISRFTGHNCPPSIIQRAVSRCLNVTSDLSVYETNMNLLYDKLKALGFEVERPGGTFYIFPKALEEDANAFCLRARAYDLLLVPSDSFGVKGYVRLAYCIDTEKVERSLPALEKLAASYRK, translated from the coding sequence ATGTTGAACGAGACCTACCGCGGGATGCTGGCGCACAAGAGCGTCATCCGCGAGACCTTCATGTACGGCAAGCAGCGCGCCGCCGAGATCGGCTATGAGAACGTCTTCGATTACTCGCTGGGCAACCCCAGTGTGCCCTGCCCGCCGCAGTTCACCCAGGCGATGCAGAACCTGCTGGAGACCGAAGGGCCGGTAGACCTCCACGGCTACTGCCCCAGCCAGGGCGACCCCGGTTTCCGCACCGCCGTGGCCGACCACCTGGCCAAGACCTTCGGCCTGCCCTATGCGCAGAAGGACATCTTCCCCACGACCGGTGCCGCCGGTGCCATCGCCCATGCCATCCGCGCCGTGACCCAGCCCGGCGACGAGGTGCTGACCTTCGCCCCCTACTTCCCGGAATACGGCCCCTACGTCGCGGGCACCGGGGCCTGCCTCAAGGTCGTGCCGCCGCAGGCCCCGGCCTTTCAGCCGAACCTCGACGCTTTTGCGGAGATGCTGACCGAGCAGGTCGCCTGCGTCCTCATCAACACCCCCAACAACCCCACCGGCGTGGTCTACTCCGCCGAAACGCTGACCCGCATGGCCGAGCTGCTGACCGAAAAGAGCCGGGCCTACGGCCACACCATCTATCTCGTCAGCGACGAGCCCTACCGCGACATCGCCTTCGACGGCAGACCGGTGCCCTACCCCGCCGCCTTCTACCCCCACACCCTCACCTGCTTCTCGTTCTCCAAGAGCCTGAGCCTGCCGGGCGAGCGCCTGGGGTATGTGGCGGTCCGCCCCGGCTGCGAGGGCGAAGACCTTCTCGTGGACATGATGGCCCAGATCTCCCGCTTCACCGGCCACAACTGCCCGCCCAGCATCATCCAACGGGCCGTCAGCCGCTGCCTGAACGTCACCAGCGATCTGTCCGTCTACGAGACCAACATGAACCTGCTGTACGACAAGCTCAAGGCCCTTGGTTTCGAGGTCGAGCGCCCCGGCGGCACGTTCTATATCTTCCCGAAGGCGTTGGAAGAGGACGCCAACGCCTTCTGTCTGCGGGCCCGCGCCTACGATCTGCTGCTCGTCCCCAGTGACAGCTTCGGCGTCAAAGGCTATGTGCGCCTGGCCTACTGCATCGACACCGAAAAGGTCGAGCGCAGCCTGCCCGCACTGGAAAAGCTGGCGGCATCCTACCGCAAATGA
- the ptsP gene encoding phosphoenolpyruvate--protein phosphotransferase: MQVGTGKSILNGIAIGKLKLYKKKNAVISAADVTDTAAEEARFEDARAKAIDQQTALYEKALDEAGEDIAEVFNIHAMMLDDDDFVDAIKEIINGQHKCAEYAVKTAGDNQAAVFAAMDDPYLQARSADVIDIAQAMLDILQGVDNATLQGTEPSILVAEDLAPSETVRMDKSLLLGFITREGSSNSHTAILARSMNIPALIQCKEIQDDWDGKMAVVDGYNACVYVDPTPDLLESLTKRQQEDQKKLALLSELKGKPNTTLDGKTINVFANIGGISDVGAVQQNDAGGVGLFRTEFVYLNCKDFPTEDYQFEAYKQVMESLAPKKVVVRTCDIGADKTVDYMKLDHEDNPALGYRAIRICLTRRDFFKTQLRALLRASAYGNMSIMFPMISSLRELQDAKAVLEECKQELTAEGKKFSSSIEVGTMIETPAAVLIADDLAAECDFFSIGTNDLTQYTCALDRQNAKLEPFFDPHHPAVLKAIQMTIEAGHRHGIWVGICGELGADTALTETFLRMGVDELSMNAKSILPVRKIIRSVNLSKPSAKNI; encoded by the coding sequence ATGCAGGTAGGCACCGGTAAAAGCATCCTGAATGGGATCGCCATTGGCAAACTGAAGCTTTACAAGAAAAAGAACGCCGTCATCTCGGCCGCCGACGTCACCGACACCGCCGCTGAGGAAGCCCGCTTCGAAGACGCCCGCGCCAAGGCCATCGACCAGCAGACCGCCCTTTACGAAAAGGCGCTGGACGAGGCTGGTGAGGACATCGCCGAGGTGTTCAACATCCACGCCATGATGCTGGACGACGACGACTTCGTGGACGCCATCAAGGAGATCATCAACGGCCAGCACAAGTGTGCCGAGTACGCCGTCAAGACCGCCGGGGACAACCAGGCCGCCGTCTTCGCCGCCATGGACGACCCGTATCTGCAGGCCCGCAGCGCCGACGTCATCGACATCGCGCAGGCCATGCTGGATATCTTGCAGGGCGTGGACAACGCCACGCTGCAGGGCACAGAGCCCAGCATCCTCGTGGCCGAGGATCTGGCCCCCTCCGAGACGGTCCGGATGGACAAGAGCCTGCTGCTGGGCTTCATCACCCGCGAGGGCAGCTCCAACAGCCACACCGCCATTCTGGCCCGCAGCATGAACATCCCCGCCCTGATCCAGTGCAAGGAGATCCAGGACGACTGGGACGGCAAGATGGCCGTGGTGGACGGCTACAACGCCTGCGTGTATGTAGACCCCACCCCCGATCTGCTGGAGAGCCTGACCAAGCGTCAGCAGGAAGACCAGAAGAAGCTCGCCCTCCTCTCCGAGCTCAAGGGCAAGCCCAACACCACGCTGGACGGCAAGACCATCAACGTCTTCGCCAACATCGGCGGCATAAGCGATGTGGGTGCCGTGCAGCAGAACGACGCCGGCGGCGTGGGCCTGTTCCGCACCGAATTCGTCTACCTGAACTGCAAGGACTTCCCCACCGAGGACTACCAGTTCGAAGCCTACAAGCAAGTGATGGAGAGCCTGGCCCCCAAGAAGGTCGTCGTCCGCACCTGTGACATCGGTGCCGACAAGACCGTCGATTACATGAAGCTCGACCATGAGGACAACCCCGCCCTGGGCTACCGCGCCATCCGCATCTGCCTGACCCGCCGGGACTTCTTCAAGACCCAGCTGCGGGCTCTGCTCCGCGCTTCGGCCTACGGCAACATGAGCATCATGTTCCCCATGATCTCCAGCCTGCGGGAGCTGCAGGATGCCAAGGCCGTCCTCGAAGAGTGCAAGCAGGAGCTGACCGCTGAGGGCAAAAAGTTCAGCAGCAGCATCGAGGTCGGCACCATGATCGAGACCCCCGCCGCCGTCCTCATCGCCGACGACCTGGCCGCCGAGTGTGACTTCTTCTCCATCGGCACCAACGACCTGACCCAGTACACCTGTGCGCTGGACCGCCAGAACGCCAAGCTGGAACCCTTCTTCGACCCGCACCACCCGGCTGTGCTCAAGGCCATCCAGATGACCATTGAGGCAGGCCACCGCCACGGCATCTGGGTCGGCATCTGCGGCGAGCTGGGCGCGGACACCGCCCTCACCGAGACCTTCCTCCGGATGGGTGTGGACGAGCTTTCCATGAACGCCAAGAGCATCCTGCCCGTGCGCAAGATCATCCGCAGCGTCAACCTGAGCAAGCCCTCCGCCAAGAACATCTGA
- a CDS encoding NADP-dependent isocitrate dehydrogenase, translated as MEKIKMTTPLVEMDGDEMTRVLWQVIKDELILPFVDLKTEYYDLGLPNRDATRDQVTLDAAEANKKYGVAVKCATITPNAQRMEEYQLHEMWKSPNGTIRAALDGTVFRAPIMIDGIKPAVKYWKKPITIARHAYGDVYKATEFRIPGPGKAELRFTGADGTQQSATIYDFECGGVLQGQYNKDSSIRSFARSCFNYALDQKQDLWFGAKDTISKKYDHTFKDIFQEVYDTEYKARFEAAGLEYFYSLIDDIVARVIRSEGGFVWACKNYDGDVMSDMVSTAFGSLAMMTSVLVSPDGKFEFEAAHGTVTRHYYKYLKGEATSTNPMATIFAWSGALKKRGELDSLPDLVHFGEALEAASLQTLNDGIMTKDLCGLAEGITPTPVDSLGFIRAIRERLEKKF; from the coding sequence ATGGAAAAGATCAAGATGACCACCCCGCTGGTGGAGATGGACGGCGACGAGATGACCCGTGTGCTCTGGCAGGTCATCAAGGACGAGCTCATCCTGCCGTTCGTGGACCTCAAGACCGAGTATTATGACCTCGGCCTGCCCAACCGTGACGCCACCCGCGACCAGGTGACCCTCGACGCCGCCGAGGCCAACAAGAAATACGGCGTGGCCGTCAAGTGCGCCACCATCACCCCCAACGCCCAGCGGATGGAGGAGTACCAGCTCCATGAGATGTGGAAAAGTCCCAACGGCACCATCCGCGCTGCGCTGGACGGCACGGTCTTCCGCGCGCCCATTATGATCGACGGCATCAAGCCCGCCGTCAAGTACTGGAAGAAGCCCATCACCATCGCCCGCCACGCCTACGGTGACGTCTACAAGGCCACCGAGTTCCGCATCCCCGGCCCCGGCAAAGCGGAGCTGCGTTTCACCGGCGCGGACGGCACCCAGCAGTCCGCCACCATCTACGACTTCGAGTGCGGCGGTGTCCTGCAGGGCCAGTACAACAAGGACAGCTCCATCCGCAGCTTCGCCCGCAGCTGCTTCAACTACGCGCTGGACCAGAAGCAGGACCTCTGGTTCGGTGCCAAGGATACCATCTCCAAGAAATACGACCACACCTTCAAGGACATCTTCCAGGAGGTCTACGACACCGAATACAAGGCCCGGTTCGAGGCCGCCGGTCTGGAATACTTCTACAGCCTCATCGACGACATCGTGGCCCGCGTCATCCGCAGCGAAGGCGGCTTCGTCTGGGCCTGCAAGAACTACGACGGCGACGTCATGAGCGACATGGTCTCCACCGCCTTCGGCTCCCTGGCCATGATGACCAGCGTTCTTGTCAGCCCGGACGGCAAGTTCGAGTTCGAAGCCGCCCACGGCACCGTCACCCGCCACTACTACAAGTACCTCAAGGGCGAGGCCACTTCCACCAACCCCATGGCCACCATCTTCGCCTGGAGCGGTGCTCTGAAAAAGCGCGGCGAACTCGACAGCCTGCCCGACCTCGTCCACTTCGGCGAGGCCCTGGAAGCCGCCAGCCTCCAGACCCTCAACGACGGCATCATGACCAAAGACCTGTGCGGCCTTGCCGAGGGCATCACCCCCACCCCCGTGGACAGCCTCGGCTTCATCCGCGCCATCCGCGAGCGGCTGGAGAAGAAGTTCTGA
- a CDS encoding cation diffusion facilitator family transporter, whose protein sequence is MTQLLIRLFIRDPDDTRDPAVRTAYGNLASLVGMACNLLLCIGKLVAGTLFGSIAIMADALNNLSDASSNIVSLIGFRLAAKAPDAEHPYGHARYEYLAGLVVSVTILAIGLSLGKESVVKVLHPTPVIFSWLSIGVLAASIAVKLWMSRFNRTVGQRIASETLLATAADSRNDVLTTSAVLLSTILCSATGWNILDGLMGVAVAAFILWSGWGLVMDTLSPLLGETPSPELVAHIERTVMSYPGVLGVHDLMVHDYGPGHQFASLHVEFPAESDPLAAHDVIDNIERDFLKKDNLQVTIHYDPIVTSDAKVGVLRTRLTEHLRQLDPQLSIHDLRIVPGDTHTNVLFDLAFPAGYTGDTDAVMAEMCRFVTGQDPNYSCIIKLEQSYAAVPQSPK, encoded by the coding sequence ATGACCCAATTATTGATCCGTTTGTTTATCCGGGACCCGGACGACACCCGCGACCCCGCCGTCCGCACCGCCTACGGCAACCTGGCCAGCCTGGTCGGCATGGCCTGCAATCTGCTGCTCTGCATCGGCAAACTGGTTGCCGGCACCCTGTTCGGCTCCATCGCCATCATGGCAGATGCTCTGAACAACCTGTCGGACGCTTCGTCCAACATCGTCAGCCTCATCGGCTTCCGGCTGGCCGCCAAGGCCCCGGACGCCGAGCACCCCTACGGCCACGCCCGGTACGAATACCTTGCCGGGCTGGTGGTCAGCGTCACCATCCTGGCCATCGGCCTTTCGCTGGGCAAGGAATCGGTGGTGAAAGTCCTCCATCCCACGCCCGTCATCTTCAGCTGGCTCAGCATCGGTGTGCTGGCTGCTTCCATCGCCGTCAAGCTCTGGATGAGCCGCTTCAACCGCACCGTAGGGCAGCGCATCGCCTCCGAGACGCTGCTCGCCACCGCTGCCGACAGCCGCAACGACGTGCTGACCACGAGCGCCGTCCTGCTCTCCACCATCCTGTGCAGTGCCACGGGCTGGAACATCCTCGACGGCCTCATGGGCGTGGCGGTGGCCGCGTTCATCCTCTGGTCCGGCTGGGGCCTCGTGATGGACACCCTCAGCCCGCTGCTGGGCGAAACGCCCTCGCCGGAGCTGGTGGCGCACATCGAGCGGACCGTCATGTCCTACCCTGGTGTGCTGGGCGTACACGACCTTATGGTCCACGATTACGGCCCCGGCCACCAGTTCGCTTCGCTCCACGTCGAGTTCCCGGCCGAAAGCGACCCGCTGGCGGCCCATGACGTCATCGACAACATCGAGCGGGATTTCCTGAAAAAAGACAACCTGCAGGTCACCATCCACTACGACCCCATCGTGACCTCGGACGCCAAGGTCGGTGTGCTGCGCACCCGCCTGACGGAGCACCTCCGCCAGCTGGACCCGCAGCTCTCCATCCACGACCTGCGCATCGTCCCCGGTGACACCCACACCAACGTCCTGTTCGATCTGGCCTTCCCCGCCGGGTACACCGGCGATACGGACGCCGTCATGGCCGAGATGTGCCGTTTCGTCACCGGGCAGGACCCGAACTACAGCTGCATCATCAAGCTGGAGCAGAGCTATGCCGCTGTGCCCCAAAGCCCGAAATAA
- a CDS encoding diguanylate cyclase domain-containing protein, with product MKKEWTEQDLREFVRSAQAAFEDVTLTEADEEAARSWQDDGLMVDYELRNGQVDCVLRRQIVADGKIWKLQMTAPLAGNDLPEDRMSPRERELCRDDMNHDFLSGVFNRRYFETEFCTRLDDWTDAHRCASLALVELDRVEQMQAEQGDAVMDQLVCFVANQWKKHYDRPDERVVCRLTDTLFAIGCADKTCDELAEELRSIYAEMPRAYVASVGLMRRVPFTQSIGCACTCEVRGKNWDALYELCAARLKAAQEAGGSQVCAG from the coding sequence ATGAAGAAAGAATGGACCGAGCAGGACCTGCGCGAATTTGTGCGCAGCGCACAGGCCGCCTTTGAGGACGTGACCCTGACCGAAGCGGACGAAGAAGCAGCCCGCAGCTGGCAGGATGACGGCCTGATGGTGGACTATGAGCTGCGCAATGGGCAGGTAGACTGCGTACTGCGCCGCCAGATCGTTGCGGACGGCAAGATATGGAAACTGCAGATGACCGCGCCGCTGGCGGGCAACGACCTGCCGGAGGACCGGATGTCCCCGCGCGAGCGGGAGCTGTGCCGCGATGACATGAACCACGACTTTTTGTCGGGTGTGTTCAACCGCCGCTATTTTGAGACCGAGTTCTGCACCCGCCTGGATGACTGGACCGACGCCCACCGCTGCGCCTCGCTGGCACTGGTGGAGCTGGACCGCGTCGAGCAGATGCAGGCGGAGCAGGGCGATGCCGTCATGGATCAGCTGGTCTGCTTTGTGGCGAACCAGTGGAAGAAGCATTACGACCGCCCGGACGAGCGGGTGGTCTGCCGCCTGACCGATACGCTGTTCGCCATCGGCTGTGCGGACAAGACCTGCGACGAACTGGCCGAGGAGCTGCGGAGCATCTACGCGGAGATGCCTCGTGCCTATGTGGCTTCGGTGGGCCTGATGCGCCGGGTGCCGTTCACCCAGTCCATCGGCTGCGCCTGCACCTGCGAGGTGCGGGGCAAAAACTGGGACGCACTGTACGAGCTTTGTGCAGCACGGCTCAAGGCCGCGCAGGAAGCTGGCGGCAGCCAGGTCTGCGCCGGATAA